One window of the Camelus ferus isolate YT-003-E chromosome 12, BCGSAC_Cfer_1.0, whole genome shotgun sequence genome contains the following:
- the FIGNL2 gene encoding putative fidgetin-like protein 2 isoform X2, producing the protein MEKSSVISMPGTFSSLWSMTVFFTLQTLSKMHWTPEHAQPLNQWPEQHLDVSSTTPSPAHKLELPPGGRQRCHYAWAHDDISALTASNLLKRYAEKYSGVLDSPYERPTLGGYGDAAFLNGAKGDPEPWPGPENPYPLASLHEGLPGTKSGSGGGSGVLGGSPVLAGNLPEPLYAGNACGGPSAAPEYAAGYGGGYLAPSYCSQTSAALPPPPPAALLQPPPPPGYGPSGPLYNYPAGGYAAQPGYAALPPPPAPPPAPYLTSGLAAPTPLPAPAPPRPAPASYGFQAAAAGAEAGVSLKRKAADEGAEGRYRKYVYEPAKAPAADGTSYPAADNGECRGNGFRSKPPGAAEEASGKYGSGVPLKVLGSPVYGPQVEPFEKFPERAPALAPRGGFAVPLGEPPKGVDPGALELVTSKMVDCGPPVQWADVAGQGALKAALEEELVWPLLRPPAYPGSPRPPRTVLLFGPRGAGKALLGRCLATQLGATLLRLRGATLAAPGASEGARLLQAAFAAARCRPPAVLLISELDALLPARDDGAAPAGALQAPLLACLDGGCGAGADGVLVVGTTSRPSALDEATRRRFALRFYVTLPDGPARGQILQRALAQQGCALSERELAALVQGTQGFSGGELGQLCQQAAAGAVHPGLQRPLSYKDLEAALAKVGPRASPKDLDLFVEWDKMYGFGH; encoded by the exons ATGGAAAAAAGTTCTGTGATTTCTATGCCAGGAACATTTTCGTCTCTTTGGAGTATGACAGTGTTCTTTACTTTGCAAA CTCTGTCGAAGATGCACTGGACACCGGAACACGCCCAGCCCCTCAACCAGTGGCCAGAGCAGCACTTGGATGTCTCCTCCACCACCCCATCGCCAGCTCACAAGTTGGAGTTGCCCCCTGGGGGTCGTCAGCGCTGCCACTATGCTTGGGCACACGACGACATCTCTGCCCTCACTGCCTCCAACCTCCTCAAGCGCTACGCAGAGAAATATTCGGGGGTCCTGGACTCGCCCTACGAGCGCCCCACCCTGGGAGGCTACGGCGACGCCGCCTTCCTCAACGGCGCCAAGGGGGACCCCGAGCCCTGGCCGGGGCCAGAGAACCCCTACCCCTTGGCCTCGCTCCACGAGGGCCTCCCGGGAACCAAGTCCGGCAGTGGGGGAGGCTCCGGGGTCCTCGGGGGATCCCCGGTTTTAGCCGGGAACCTGCCTGAACCCCTCTACGCCGGCAACGCGTGCGGGGGCCCGTCGGCGGCACCCGAGTACGCGGCTGGCTACGGCGGCGGGTACCTGGCGCCCAGTTACTGCTCGCAGACGAGCGCCGCgctccccccgccgcccccggccgcgctcctgcagcccccacccccgccgggCTACGGCCCCTCCGGGCCTCTGTACAATTACCCGGCAGGGGGCTACGCCGCGCAACCGGGCTACGCGGCCCTTCCGCcaccgccggccccgcccccggccccctaCCTGACCTCGGGCTTGGCGGCGCCCACGCCCCTgcccgcgcccgccccgccccggccggcGCCCGCCTCCTACGGCTTCCAGGCGGCTGCGGCGGGCGCGGAGGCCGGGGTGTCGCTGAAGCGCAAGGCCGCCGACGAGGGCGCCGAGGGCCGCTACCGCAAGTACGTCTACGAGCCTGCCAAGGCCCCGGCGGCCGACGGCACCTCCTACCCTGCCGCGGACAACGGTGAGTGTCGGGGCAACGGGTTCCGGTCTAAGCCGCCGGGAGCCGCCGAGGAGGCGTCGGGCAAGTACGGCAGCGGCGTCCCCCTCAAGGTCCTGGGCTCTCCCGTCTACGGCCCACAAGTCGAGCCCTTTGAGAAGTTCCCGGAGCGGGCCCCGGCGCTGGCTCCCCGCGGGGGCTTTGCGGTGCCGTTGGGGGAGCCTCCCAAAGGTGTGGACCCAGGGGCCCTGGAGCTGGTGACCAGCAAGATGGTGGACTGCGGGCCGCCGGTGCAGTGGGCGGACGTGGCAGGCCAGGGCGCGCTCAAGGCGgcgctggaggaggagctggtgtGGCCCCTACTGAGGCCGCCCGCCTACCCGGGCAGCCCGCGCCCGCCGCGGACCGTGCTGCTCTTCGGGCCGCGGGGCGCAGGCAAAGCACTGCTGGGCCGCTGCCTGGCCACCCAGCTGGGTGCTACGCTGCTGCGCCTGCGCGGAGCGACGCTGGCCGCACCAGGCGCCTCCGAAGGTGCGCGCCTCCTCCAGGCCGCCTTCGCGGCTGCGCGCTGTCGCCCGCCCGCTGTGCTCCTCATCAGCGAGCTGGACGCGCTGCTGCCCGCCCGGGACGACGGCGCGGCCCCCGCGGGCGCCCTGCAAGCGCCGCTCCTGGCCTGCCTGGACGGCGGCTGCGGCGCAGGGGCCGACGGCGTGCTGGTTGTGGGCACGACCTCGCGGCCCTCGGCCCTGGACGAGGCGACCCGCCGGCGCTTCGCTCTTCGCTTCTACGTGACGCTGCCCGACGGCCCGGCTCGCGGGCAGATCCTACAGCGGGCGCTGGCCCAGCAGGGCTGCGCGCTGAGCGAGCGGGAGCTGGCGGCCCTGGTGCAGGGCACCCAGGGCTTCTCCGGGGGCGAGCTGGGGCAGCTGTGCCAGCAGGCTGCGGCTGGGGCGGTCCACCCGGGGCTGCAGCGCCCCCTCTCCTACAAGGACTTGGAGGCGGCGCTGGCCAAGGTGGGCCCCAGGGCCTCGCCCAAGGACTTGGACTTGTTCGTGGAGTGGGACAAAATGTACGGCTTCGGACACTGA
- the FIGNL2 gene encoding putative fidgetin-like protein 2 isoform X3, whose amino-acid sequence MHWTPEHAQPLNQWPEQHLDVSSTTPSPAHKLELPPGGRQRCHYAWAHDDISALTASNLLKRYAEKYSGVLDSPYERPTLGGYGDAAFLNGAKGDPEPWPGPENPYPLASLHEGLPGTKSGSGGGSGVLGGSPVLAGNLPEPLYAGNACGGPSAAPEYAAGYGGGYLAPSYCSQTSAALPPPPPAALLQPPPPPGYGPSGPLYNYPAGGYAAQPGYAALPPPPAPPPAPYLTSGLAAPTPLPAPAPPRPAPASYGFQAAAAGAEAGVSLKRKAADEGAEGRYRKYVYEPAKAPAADGTSYPAADNGECRGNGFRSKPPGAAEEASGKYGSGVPLKVLGSPVYGPQVEPFEKFPERAPALAPRGGFAVPLGEPPKGVDPGALELVTSKMVDCGPPVQWADVAGQGALKAALEEELVWPLLRPPAYPGSPRPPRTVLLFGPRGAGKALLGRCLATQLGATLLRLRGATLAAPGASEGARLLQAAFAAARCRPPAVLLISELDALLPARDDGAAPAGALQAPLLACLDGGCGAGADGVLVVGTTSRPSALDEATRRRFALRFYVTLPDGPARGQILQRALAQQGCALSERELAALVQGTQGFSGGELGQLCQQAAAGAVHPGLQRPLSYKDLEAALAKVGPRASPKDLDLFVEWDKMYGFGH is encoded by the coding sequence ATGCACTGGACACCGGAACACGCCCAGCCCCTCAACCAGTGGCCAGAGCAGCACTTGGATGTCTCCTCCACCACCCCATCGCCAGCTCACAAGTTGGAGTTGCCCCCTGGGGGTCGTCAGCGCTGCCACTATGCTTGGGCACACGACGACATCTCTGCCCTCACTGCCTCCAACCTCCTCAAGCGCTACGCAGAGAAATATTCGGGGGTCCTGGACTCGCCCTACGAGCGCCCCACCCTGGGAGGCTACGGCGACGCCGCCTTCCTCAACGGCGCCAAGGGGGACCCCGAGCCCTGGCCGGGGCCAGAGAACCCCTACCCCTTGGCCTCGCTCCACGAGGGCCTCCCGGGAACCAAGTCCGGCAGTGGGGGAGGCTCCGGGGTCCTCGGGGGATCCCCGGTTTTAGCCGGGAACCTGCCTGAACCCCTCTACGCCGGCAACGCGTGCGGGGGCCCGTCGGCGGCACCCGAGTACGCGGCTGGCTACGGCGGCGGGTACCTGGCGCCCAGTTACTGCTCGCAGACGAGCGCCGCgctccccccgccgcccccggccgcgctcctgcagcccccacccccgccgggCTACGGCCCCTCCGGGCCTCTGTACAATTACCCGGCAGGGGGCTACGCCGCGCAACCGGGCTACGCGGCCCTTCCGCcaccgccggccccgcccccggccccctaCCTGACCTCGGGCTTGGCGGCGCCCACGCCCCTgcccgcgcccgccccgccccggccggcGCCCGCCTCCTACGGCTTCCAGGCGGCTGCGGCGGGCGCGGAGGCCGGGGTGTCGCTGAAGCGCAAGGCCGCCGACGAGGGCGCCGAGGGCCGCTACCGCAAGTACGTCTACGAGCCTGCCAAGGCCCCGGCGGCCGACGGCACCTCCTACCCTGCCGCGGACAACGGTGAGTGTCGGGGCAACGGGTTCCGGTCTAAGCCGCCGGGAGCCGCCGAGGAGGCGTCGGGCAAGTACGGCAGCGGCGTCCCCCTCAAGGTCCTGGGCTCTCCCGTCTACGGCCCACAAGTCGAGCCCTTTGAGAAGTTCCCGGAGCGGGCCCCGGCGCTGGCTCCCCGCGGGGGCTTTGCGGTGCCGTTGGGGGAGCCTCCCAAAGGTGTGGACCCAGGGGCCCTGGAGCTGGTGACCAGCAAGATGGTGGACTGCGGGCCGCCGGTGCAGTGGGCGGACGTGGCAGGCCAGGGCGCGCTCAAGGCGgcgctggaggaggagctggtgtGGCCCCTACTGAGGCCGCCCGCCTACCCGGGCAGCCCGCGCCCGCCGCGGACCGTGCTGCTCTTCGGGCCGCGGGGCGCAGGCAAAGCACTGCTGGGCCGCTGCCTGGCCACCCAGCTGGGTGCTACGCTGCTGCGCCTGCGCGGAGCGACGCTGGCCGCACCAGGCGCCTCCGAAGGTGCGCGCCTCCTCCAGGCCGCCTTCGCGGCTGCGCGCTGTCGCCCGCCCGCTGTGCTCCTCATCAGCGAGCTGGACGCGCTGCTGCCCGCCCGGGACGACGGCGCGGCCCCCGCGGGCGCCCTGCAAGCGCCGCTCCTGGCCTGCCTGGACGGCGGCTGCGGCGCAGGGGCCGACGGCGTGCTGGTTGTGGGCACGACCTCGCGGCCCTCGGCCCTGGACGAGGCGACCCGCCGGCGCTTCGCTCTTCGCTTCTACGTGACGCTGCCCGACGGCCCGGCTCGCGGGCAGATCCTACAGCGGGCGCTGGCCCAGCAGGGCTGCGCGCTGAGCGAGCGGGAGCTGGCGGCCCTGGTGCAGGGCACCCAGGGCTTCTCCGGGGGCGAGCTGGGGCAGCTGTGCCAGCAGGCTGCGGCTGGGGCGGTCCACCCGGGGCTGCAGCGCCCCCTCTCCTACAAGGACTTGGAGGCGGCGCTGGCCAAGGTGGGCCCCAGGGCCTCGCCCAAGGACTTGGACTTGTTCGTGGAGTGGGACAAAATGTACGGCTTCGGACACTGA